GATGAGAGCCGACCGGTTGACGGATATCCAGAACCCTAACTGCTTTCTTTTTACGGAAACTTCGCTGGAAAAAATCCTTCACGAAGCGAAAAAGCTGGAGCCGGACTTCGTCATCATCGATTCTATACAAACCCTGCAGTCACAGCTGATTGAGAGCTCACCGGGAACCGTTTCCCAGATCAGGGAATGTTCCAATGAAATCATCAAATACGCCAAAGAAAACAATGTCCCGGTCTTTCTGGTCGGCCATATCACCAAAGACGGACAGATTGCCGGACCGAAAGTCCTGGAACACATGGTGGATGTTGTACTGAACTTTGATGGCGACAGGAACCACCTTTTCCGTTTATTAAGAGCCAACAAGAACCGTTTCGGGTCTACTGCCGAAATCGGGATCTATGAAATGGTTTCCCAGGGTTTAAAGGAAATTAAAAACCCTTCCGAAATCTTAATTACTAAAAAATTCGAGGAACTTTCCGGAAACTCCGTTGCCGTTACTTTGGAAGGCAACCGGCCGATGCTTTTGGAAATCCAGGCACTGGTGAGTACGGCCGTCTATGGTACGCCACAAAGAAGCTCTACAGGATTTGATGCAAAAAGGCTGAATATGCTTTTGGCAGTCCTGGAAAAAAGAGCAGGTTTCCAATTGGGTGCAAAAGATGTTTTCTTAAATATCACCGGGGGAATTAAAACCGATGACCCGGCACTGGACCTGGCCGTAGTGGCCTCTATCCTTTCTTCCAATGAAGACATTGCCATTTCCGAGCATTACTGTTTTGCAGGGGAAATCGGGCTGAGCGGTGAAATCAGGCCGATCGCACAGGCCGAACAGCGGATTACCGAAGCGGAAAAGTTAGGCTATGAAAAGATTTTTATTTCCAATCTAAATAAACTTCCGAAGAAGAAATTCGGGATCAAGATTGAAGAAGTGAGCAAAATTGAGGATTTTCACGAAAGGCTTTTTTAACAAACACACAAATGTACCATAATGAAAACCGGTATTCTGGATTATTACAACAACCTTGCGAAAACGTATGATGAAAACCGGTTTGGGAATTCCTACGGTCAATATATCGATCGGCAGGAAAAAAATTTCCTGATGTCTTTTTTCAAAGATAAAAAATATTCAAAAGTTCTTGATCTGGGATGCGGTACTGGCCGCTTGCTGGATTTTGCAACCCATGGAGCAGATTTCAGTGAAGAAATGCTGGATATGGCCAGGAAAAAGCATTCCGGAAAAATTTTATTAAAAGGTAAAATTTCAAAAATTCCCTTTGCAGATGAATTTAACTGTATTTTCTGTTTTCATGTAATCATGCATCAAAACATAAAAGAAACGGAAGCTTTTCTAAATGAATGTTATTCGAAACTGAATAAAAAAGGAACTTTAATTTTCGATTATCCAACTAAAAGAAGGCAGAAAGTTGTTTCTCCGCAGGAAGATTGGCATGCAAGTAACTGCTTTACACCAAAAGAGATTTCTGAAATATCCGAAAAAAGATGGAAAATAGAAAATACGACCGGAATTTTACTGTTCCCGATTCACAGAATTCCTAAAAGCCTTAGAAAATTTTTTCTTCCTCTGGATATTTTATTGTGTAAAACATTTCTAAAAAACTGGGCTTCTTATCACATTGCTATTTTGGAAAAGAGATGAAACATCAGTTAAGAAAATGGCTCCCCTATCATTGGAAAATGCAGTTGAAACTATTGCAAAGATATTTTGATGAAAGAAAAAACCAATATTGTTACTCGAAAAATTACAACCTGGATAAAATTGGAAAACATGAGATTGAACTTCGCCAAATTATTAAAAAAAGTGAGTTTCATGAGAATAAAATTCATAATTTAAAAATTGTCGGAGAAAAAATAAACAATCTTATTATTAATCCCAATGAAGTTTTTTCTTTCTGGAAGTTGATTGGAAGACCTACTGAAAACAATGGCTTTAAAGAAGGAAGAAATTTGATTAACAACAATATTTCAAGTGATTTCGGAGGCGGAATCTGTCAGTTTTCTTCCATTTTATATTTTCTTGCTTTACAGTCTGGTTTAAAAATCATTGAGAGATTTAATCATTCCATTGATATTTATAAAGAGTATGAGCGTTTTACTCCTTTAGGATCGGACTGTACGGTTGTCTATGGCTATAAAGACCTGCAGATACAGAATCCGTTTTCATTTCCTGTTCAATTAAAATGTCTGGTTAGTAATAATGAACTTACGATTAGCTTGATCTCTTCAGAAGAAATCTTTAAAATACCCATTGATTTTAAATATTCAGAAACGGGAAGAGGAGTTTGGGTAGAAACACTTGGTAACAATAGGATTCTGACTAAAAATTTCTATATTCGTTTATGAATTATTTAGCCCATTCCTTTTTATCTTTCACTGACGGGCAGATTGTCGGGCAGTTCCTCGAAGATTTTATCCGGAACAAAGACCGGTATTCTTTCCCGAAAGATATCCAGGACGGAATCATTCTGCACCGGGCCGTTGACACGTTCACAGATTCCCATTCGGCGATCCATGAAGCCAAAAAAGCATTTGCACCGCTGGTAAGGTTATATGCCGGAGCATTCGTAGATGTAGCAATGGATTATTTTGTAGCCAATGATTTACATTTAAACTCACTGAAAGGCTGGAAAGACCATTCACGGAAAGTCTACCGCGTCCTGAATGAACATTATGAATTTCTCCCTGAAAATTTCCGAAGGATGCTTGAAAAAATGGAACAGGACGACTGGCTTTACCATTACCGTTACGACCAGAATATCAAATTCAGCATGCGGAATGTACTGAACAAGGCAAAATATTTAGATAAAGATATTCCTGTATTTGAGGCTTTCCTGGACCATAAAGATATGCTCCAAAAATGCTATGACGATTTTTTTCCTGATCTGCTGGAACATGCCAAAGGAATCAATGCACTTTTACAGCTGGAAAACTAAAATTGTTGGAATAAATAACGGTTTGGATACGTCAGTCTTTCACTTTTTCTTTCTCCGTTGACAATGATGTGGACAATATTCATCTGGTCGTCAAACAGGTTATAGAGAATGCTTACGGCTGCTTCCACCTTTTTGGGGCTGTCAATTTTTTCAGATTCCAGATAAATATTTACCGATTCATGGTCTTCTTCATAACCGATGAAGTTTACTTTGAGAAATGTATTGTTGGATTTAAGCTTAAAGTATTCAGCAGCATAATTTTTAAATACCTCCTGAAGCGGTGCCTTAAATTTCGGATCATTAAAATGAAGTGATTTCCCGTATTTTTCATTCAGTCCGTTCTCAAGGTCGTCCAGAAAAAAACGTCCTGTTACTTCAAAAGTTTTGGACTTCGGGTTATAGTTAATCTCCACTGATCCTACATGATAAGGATGTTTTGCTTTCGTAAAAGAGCAAAGCAGTAGTAAGGGAAATAACAGGAAAAATATTTTTTTCATTATAGTAAATCAATTATTTTTTGCGGATCCTGTCTCATGTCAAAGAAAAGCAGAACAATGATCCTTTCTTTGGCTTCTGTTCTGAAGAACATTCTTACATGTTTTTTACCGATTAAAACACTTCGCGTATTTTTTGTCGATTTTTGAAATTGCTGATAATACCCTTTCTCTAAATCGGTTACGATTCTCTGTACATCTTCAAGAAAAATTCTGATCTCCCGGTAAGTCCAGGTAATTTCTAGAAAAGCGATATGATCCGATAAAGTTTCCCTTGCTATTTTTGAGAATTCAACCTGCATATTTCCCCGTCAATATATTTAAAAAACGCTTCTTTTGAAATAAGGTCTTCATCCTTTAAACTCGCTCCATATTCTTCAATCCTTTCAAAAACATGTACAGGTAGCCCTTCTACAGTTTCATATTCTGCATTGATAATTTTTACTCCTTTTAAACTTTCCAGAAGCTTTTTAATAAAGGGGTAATCATCCTGGTTTTCTATTTCTATTGTAAGGTTCATCAATTTGATTTTATACAAAGTTAAAATAAATTTTGTATCATCGCATTTCGAAAAATAATTTAACAATGCAGGACTTTTTATTTTACCTCA
The sequence above is a segment of the Chryseobacterium sp. JJR-5R genome. Coding sequences within it:
- the radA gene encoding DNA repair protein RadA, yielding MAKLRTAYFCQNCGTQYSQWMGQCKNCGEWNTLVEEVVEKTSSKTPPFSKLKQNVINIIEVETSEEPRIKTPSEELNRVLGGGIVLGSVTLIGGEPGIGKSTLLLQLALKMKKKIFYVSGEESASQIKMRADRLTDIQNPNCFLFTETSLEKILHEAKKLEPDFVIIDSIQTLQSQLIESSPGTVSQIRECSNEIIKYAKENNVPVFLVGHITKDGQIAGPKVLEHMVDVVLNFDGDRNHLFRLLRANKNRFGSTAEIGIYEMVSQGLKEIKNPSEILITKKFEELSGNSVAVTLEGNRPMLLEIQALVSTAVYGTPQRSSTGFDAKRLNMLLAVLEKRAGFQLGAKDVFLNITGGIKTDDPALDLAVVASILSSNEDIAISEHYCFAGEIGLSGEIRPIAQAEQRITEAEKLGYEKIFISNLNKLPKKKFGIKIEEVSKIEDFHERLF
- a CDS encoding class I SAM-dependent DNA methyltransferase codes for the protein MKTGILDYYNNLAKTYDENRFGNSYGQYIDRQEKNFLMSFFKDKKYSKVLDLGCGTGRLLDFATHGADFSEEMLDMARKKHSGKILLKGKISKIPFADEFNCIFCFHVIMHQNIKETEAFLNECYSKLNKKGTLIFDYPTKRRQKVVSPQEDWHASNCFTPKEISEISEKRWKIENTTGILLFPIHRIPKSLRKFFLPLDILLCKTFLKNWASYHIAILEKR
- a CDS encoding VanW family protein; amino-acid sequence: MKHQLRKWLPYHWKMQLKLLQRYFDERKNQYCYSKNYNLDKIGKHEIELRQIIKKSEFHENKIHNLKIVGEKINNLIINPNEVFSFWKLIGRPTENNGFKEGRNLINNNISSDFGGGICQFSSILYFLALQSGLKIIERFNHSIDIYKEYERFTPLGSDCTVVYGYKDLQIQNPFSFPVQLKCLVSNNELTISLISSEEIFKIPIDFKYSETGRGVWVETLGNNRILTKNFYIRL
- a CDS encoding ACP phosphodiesterase, producing MNYLAHSFLSFTDGQIVGQFLEDFIRNKDRYSFPKDIQDGIILHRAVDTFTDSHSAIHEAKKAFAPLVRLYAGAFVDVAMDYFVANDLHLNSLKGWKDHSRKVYRVLNEHYEFLPENFRRMLEKMEQDDWLYHYRYDQNIKFSMRNVLNKAKYLDKDIPVFEAFLDHKDMLQKCYDDFFPDLLEHAKGINALLQLEN
- a CDS encoding DUF6702 family protein — its product is MKKIFFLLFPLLLLCSFTKAKHPYHVGSVEINYNPKSKTFEVTGRFFLDDLENGLNEKYGKSLHFNDPKFKAPLQEVFKNYAAEYFKLKSNNTFLKVNFIGYEEDHESVNIYLESEKIDSPKKVEAAVSILYNLFDDQMNIVHIIVNGERKSERLTYPNRYLFQQF